One window of Elaeis guineensis isolate ETL-2024a chromosome 11, EG11, whole genome shotgun sequence genomic DNA carries:
- the LOC105054045 gene encoding 21 kDa protein translates to MAVQNSTGISSCFPLAAFLTLILAFALDASTCHAARPNTHGTIGLEFIRTSCNKTKYPSLCFNSLAAYAPTIQTSPTQLAEASLSVSLSYARGTSTMMTRLSKDKGMSSREAEAISDCMESLGDSVDELKQSLKVMGHLSGENLKLRVNDIQTWVSSALTDENTCLDGFASNGMKTGERSNVRGRIVRVAQLTSNALSIISGLAPTESYSP, encoded by the coding sequence ATGGCAGTGCAAAATAGCACTGGCATTTCCTCTTGCTTTCCTTTGGCAGCTTTCCTCACCCTAATATTAGCCTTTGCTCTTGATGCAAGTACTTGTCATGCAGCGAGACCTAATACCCATGGTACAATAGGCTTAGAATTTATCCGGACTTCTTGTAATAAGACCAAGTACCCAAGCCTCTGCTTCAACTCACTGGCAGCTTATGCACCCACAATTCAGACAAGCCCCACTCAGCTGGCTGAGGCCTCCCTCTCTGTAAGCCTAAGCTATGCCCGTGGCACGTCGACCATGATGACCAGGCTGTCGAAAGACAAAGGCATGAGCTCTAGAGAAGCAGAGGCCATAAGCGATTGCATGGAGAGCTTGGGAGACTCTGTGGACGAGCTCAAACAGTCCCTTAAAGTCATGGGGCATCTCAGCGGCGAAAATCTCAAACTTCGAGTCAATGACATCCAGACATGGGTGAGCTCCGCCTTGACAGATGAGAACACTTGCTTGGATGGCTTTGCAAGCAATGGCATGAAGACCGGTGAACGAAGTAACGTTAGAGGCCGCATTGTCAGGGTAGCACAGCTGACCAGCAACGCCTTATCAATCATCAGTGGCCTTGCTCCTACTGAGTCCTACTCACCTTAA
- the LOC105054044 gene encoding elongation factor G-2, chloroplastic translates to MAGETLRITASATSCFHGSRRPVPLASHRFLGPKYFFPSGLRRASSSHLFGGLRLRPNSTIPMSQERKGNPSVVAMAADEKKREAPLKDYRNIGIMAHIDAGKTTTTERILYYTGRNYKIGEVHEGTATMDWMEQEQERGITITSAATTTFWKNYRINIIDTPGHVDFTLEVERALRVLDGAICLFDSVAGVEPQSETVWRQADKYGVPRICFVNKMDRLGANFFRTRDMIVTNLGAKPLVVQLPVGAEDSFQGVVDLLKMKAVIWTGEELGAEFAYEDIPADLQDLAQEYRTQMIETIVELDDKAMENYLEGIEPDEQTTKELIRKGTISSSFVPVLCGSAFKNKGVQPLLDAVVDYLPSPIDLPPMKGSDPDNPEITIERPPHNDEPFAGLAFKIMSDPFVGSLTFVRVYSGKLIGGSYVLNANKGKKERIGRLLEMHANSREDIKTALTGDIVALAGLKDTITGETLCDPEKPIVLERMDFPDPVIKVAIEPKTKADVDKMAVGLIKLAQEDPSFHFSRDEEINQTVIEGMGELHLEIIVDRLKREFKVEANVGAPQVNYRESISRVSEVQYIHKKQSGGQGQFADITVRFEPLEPGCGYEFKSEIKGGAVPKEYIPGVMKGLEECMSNGVLAGYPVVDVRAVLVDGSYHDVDSSVLAFQLAARGAFRQGMKKAGPKMLEPIMKVEVVTPEEHLGDVIGDLNSRRGQINSFGDKPGGLKVVDSLVPLAEMFQYVSTLRGMTKGRASYTMQLAKFDVVPQHIQNQLSSKQEAIAA, encoded by the exons ATGGCGGGAGAAACTCTCAGGATAACGGCCTCAGCCACCTCCTGCTTCCATGGCTCCCGCCGGCCCGTCCCTCTCGCTTCCCATCGCTTCCTGGGGCCAAAATACTTCTTCCCCTCCGGCCTCCGCCGAGCCTCCTCCTCTCACCTCTTCGGCGGCCTTCGCCTGAGGCCCAATTCGACGATCCCGATGTCACAGGAGAGGAAAGGGAATCCCTCCGTCGTGGCCATGGCTGCCGATG AGAAAAAGCGAGAAGCACCACTGAAGGATTACCGCAATATTGGAATTATGGCTCACATAGATGCAGGAAAAACTACTACCACAGAGCGCATTCTCTACTACACAGGAAGGAATTACAAGATTGGTGAGGTACATGAAGGAACTGCTACAATGGACTGGATGGAACAAGAACAAGAGAGAGGCATCACTATAACCTCAGCAGCAACTACCACTTTTTggaaaaattacagaattaacaTTATTGATACTCCTGGCCATGTTGATTTTACACTTGAAGTGGAGCGTGCTCTCAGGGTCTTGGATGGCGCTATATGCTTGTTTGACAGTGTTGCTGGGGTGGAGCCCCAGTCTGAAACCGTGTGGAGACAAGCCGATAAATATGGAGTCCCTAGAATATGCTTTGTCAATAAAATGGATCGCCTTGGGGCTAACTTCTTTAGAACTAGGGATATGATAGTGACAAACTTGGGTGCTAAACCTCTAGTGGTCCAATTGCCAGTGGGTGCAGAAGACAGCTTCCAAGGAGTTGTTGATCTGCTGAAAATGAAAGCTGTGATCTGGACTGGGGAAGAGTTAGGTGCAGAATTTGCATATGAAGACATACCCGCTGATCTCCAAGATTTGGCTCAAGAGTACAGAACCCAGATGATAGAAACTATTGTTGAATTAGATGATAAGGCTATGGAAAATTATCTAGAAGGAATTGAGCCAGATGAGCAAACTACAAAAGAATTAATTAGAAAAGGCACAATATCGAGCAGTTTTGTCCCAGTTTTGTGTGGTTCAGCATTTAAAAACAAAGGTGTTCAGCCATTGCTTGATGCTGTTGTTGATTACTTGCCTTCACCAATTGACTTGCCACCAATGAAAGGTTCTGATCCTGACAACCCAGAAATTACCATTGAAAGGCCTCCTCATAATGATGAACCATTTGCTGGATTGGCTTTCAAGATTATGAGTGATCCATTTGTAGGATCTCTTACATTTGTGAGAGTGTACTCGGGGAAGTTGATTGGAGGTTCTTACGTTCTCAATGCAaacaagggaaagaaagagagaattggAAGACTTCTAGAGATGCATGCTAATAGTAGGGAGGATATCAAGACTGCTTTGACAGGTGATATTGTTGCTTTAGCGGGTTTGAAAGATACAATCACAGGTGAGACACTGTGTGATCCTGAGAAACCTATAGTGCTCGAACGAATGGACTTTCCGGATCCTGTTATCAAGGTTGCTATAGAACCCAAGACCAAGGCTGATGTTGATAAAATGGCAGTTGGACTCATTAAGCTGGCTCAAGAAGACCCATCTTTCCACTTCTCTAGAGACGAGGAAATTAACCAAACTGTTATTGAAGGAATGGGGGAGCTGCATCTTGAGATCATCGTCGATCGACTGAAGAGGGAGTTCAAG GTCGAAGCAAATGTAGGTGCACCTCAGGTTAATTACCGTGAAAGCATCTCAAGAGTTTCAGAAGTGCAATATATCCACAAGAAGCAGTCTGGTGGACAAGGGCAATTTGCAGACATTACAGTAAGATTTGAGCCCTTGGAACCAGGCTGTGGGTATGAATTCAAGAGCGAAATCAAGGGAGGAGCAGTGCCAAAGGAATACATCCCAGGTGTGATGAAGGGGTTGGAAGAATGCATGAGCAATGGCGTGCTTGCTGGGTACCCGGTTGTTGATGTCCGAGCTGTATTGGTTGATGGCTCTTATCATGATGTTGATTCTAGTGTTCTGGCATTTCAACTGGCAGCCCGGGGTGCTTTCCGGCAGGGAATGAAAAAGGCTGGTCCAAAGATGCTGGAACCTATAATGAAAGTTGAAGTAGTCACTCCAGAAGAGCATTTGGGCGATGTTATTGGTGACCTAAACTCTAGGAGAGGCCAGATCAATAGTTTTGGTGATAAGCCAGGTGGTCTTAAG GTAGTTGATTCCTTGGTGCCACTGGCTGAAATGTTCCAATATGTAAGTACGCTTCGGGGAATGACAAAAGGGCGTGCATCTTACACAATGCAGCTTGCGAAATTTGATGTTGTCCCACAGCATATCCAGAACCAGCTCTCTTCAAAACAGGAAGCAATTGCAGCTTAA